Proteins encoded together in one Nostoc sp. PCC 7524 window:
- a CDS encoding sugar transferase — translation MTAQSSLLSGKRRSRTDASSSMRSVIKRGQKTKTPKIKPQGLSWPKLNGEFGKRVFDIVFSLSVLILFSPVYLILALMIALSSEGPIFYVQERIGKNYKPFNCIKFRTMVSNADEVLVQIMETSPHLRQEFENSFKLKQDPRITKIGQFLRITSLDEFPQFWNVLKGDMSVVGPRPLVAEELPKYGIHIDQVLTIRPGITGLWQVSGRNDIPYPRRVQIDLHYVKFRTFWLDLWIILKTIDVVIFPKNNGAY, via the coding sequence ATGACTGCCCAGAGCTCACTCCTCTCCGGCAAGCGACGCTCAAGGACAGATGCTAGTTCGTCTATGCGTTCTGTTATTAAGCGTGGTCAAAAAACAAAGACACCGAAAATCAAACCTCAAGGTTTGTCTTGGCCAAAATTAAACGGAGAGTTTGGTAAAAGAGTTTTCGATATTGTATTTTCGCTGTCGGTTTTGATTCTGTTCTCTCCTGTCTACTTAATTTTGGCCTTAATGATTGCTTTAAGCTCGGAAGGCCCGATTTTTTATGTCCAAGAAAGAATAGGGAAGAACTACAAGCCTTTTAATTGTATTAAATTCCGGACAATGGTCAGCAATGCGGACGAAGTCCTTGTCCAAATTATGGAAACATCGCCCCATTTGCGACAGGAATTTGAAAACAGTTTTAAGCTCAAACAAGACCCCAGAATTACCAAAATCGGTCAATTCTTGCGAATTACTAGCTTGGACGAATTTCCTCAATTCTGGAACGTTTTAAAAGGGGATATGAGTGTTGTTGGACCACGCCCCCTAGTCGCAGAAGAACTACCGAAATATGGTATACACATTGATCAGGTTTTAACGATCCGACCAGGCATTACCGGATTATGGCAAGTATCTGGGCGTAATGACATTCCTTATCCACGTAGAGTCCAAATAGACTTGCACTATGTCAAATTTAGAACATTTTGGTTGGACTTATGGATCATATTAAAAACAATTGATGTGGTGATTTTTCCTAAAAATAACGGAGCATACTGA
- a CDS encoding DUF2232 domain-containing protein, with product MSILNSLPDEPEENSSPESHNSLNQDLDQQEQLKQPQLKVDAPLRMVETAFLASAASLIWFINFYFPLGPVLRIFFPVPIALVYLRWGKRASWMAAVTSGLLLSVLMGPVRSLLFVMPFAFMGVLLGATWYRRVPWLVSITLGTVLGTLGVFFRLWLLSILSGEDLWIYVINQVTELTEWIFLRLGLLATPSVFVIQIGAIALIVINNFIYLFIVHLAAWLLLDRLGNPIPRPPNWVQVLMDY from the coding sequence ATGAGTATTCTCAATTCTCTGCCAGATGAGCCAGAGGAAAATTCATCCCCTGAATCTCACAACTCACTAAATCAAGATTTAGATCAGCAAGAACAGCTCAAGCAGCCTCAATTAAAGGTAGATGCACCCTTGAGAATGGTAGAAACTGCATTTTTAGCAAGTGCTGCCAGTCTAATTTGGTTCATTAATTTTTACTTTCCCTTGGGGCCAGTATTGCGGATATTTTTCCCTGTACCCATTGCTTTAGTTTATCTGCGTTGGGGCAAACGAGCCTCATGGATGGCGGCTGTTACCTCTGGCTTACTGCTATCAGTTTTGATGGGGCCAGTTCGTAGTCTGTTATTCGTTATGCCCTTTGCGTTTATGGGTGTGCTATTGGGTGCAACATGGTATCGTCGTGTGCCTTGGCTTGTTTCTATTACTCTAGGAACTGTATTAGGCACTTTAGGTGTATTTTTTCGCCTGTGGTTGCTATCTATCTTGTCAGGTGAAGATTTATGGATTTATGTAATTAACCAAGTCACAGAACTGACAGAGTGGATATTTCTGAGGTTAGGACTATTAGCTACCCCTAGTGTATTTGTAATTCAAATAGGGGCGATCGCCTTAATTGTCATCAATAATTTTATCTACCTGTTTATAGTACATTTAGCTGCATGGCTATTGTTAGACCGTTTGGGAAATCCCATACCCCGTCCACCAAATTGGGTGCAAGTGTTGATGGATTATTAA
- the gmd gene encoding GDP-mannose 4,6-dehydratase, producing MTQNKRALITGITGQDGSYLSEFLLEQGYEVHGIIRRTSTFNTDRIDHIYEDPHKEGVRLFLHYGDLTDGTTLRRILEEVQPTEIYNLGAQSHVRVSFDSPEYTVDAVGMGTLRLLEAIRDYQRRTGIQVRFYQAGSSEMYGLVQAVPQSETTPFYPRSPYACAKVYAHWQTVNYRESYGMFACNGILFNHESPRRGETFVTRKITRAVARIVTGKQKKIYMGNLDAKRDWGYAKDYVRAMWLMLQQDQPDDYVIATGETHSVREFLELAFSHVNLNWQDYVEFDERYLRPAEVDLLIGDPTKAQQKLGWKPSVTFKELVSLMVEADLQVLGHKSGNGNGSLLPHDLATIRQELGAVHF from the coding sequence ATGACGCAAAACAAGCGTGCGTTGATTACTGGTATTACTGGTCAAGATGGTTCATACTTGAGTGAATTTTTACTAGAGCAAGGTTATGAGGTTCATGGTATAATTCGCCGGACTTCTACCTTTAATACTGACCGTATCGATCATATTTATGAAGACCCCCACAAAGAAGGCGTACGGTTGTTTCTGCACTACGGCGACTTGACCGATGGTACAACCCTGCGACGGATTTTAGAGGAAGTCCAACCTACAGAAATTTATAATCTAGGCGCTCAATCCCATGTGCGGGTAAGCTTTGATTCACCTGAATATACAGTGGATGCAGTGGGAATGGGAACACTGCGGTTGCTAGAAGCCATCCGCGACTATCAGCGACGCACTGGGATTCAGGTGCGATTTTATCAAGCTGGTTCTTCAGAAATGTATGGTTTGGTACAAGCTGTACCCCAAAGTGAAACAACACCGTTTTATCCCCGTAGTCCCTACGCCTGTGCCAAAGTTTACGCCCACTGGCAAACTGTAAATTACCGTGAGTCCTACGGGATGTTTGCTTGTAATGGCATACTTTTTAACCACGAATCACCCCGTCGTGGTGAAACCTTTGTCACCCGCAAAATTACTAGAGCTGTTGCCCGCATTGTTACTGGTAAGCAGAAAAAAATCTATATGGGTAATTTGGATGCTAAAAGAGATTGGGGCTACGCTAAAGATTATGTCCGGGCAATGTGGCTGATGTTGCAACAGGATCAACCAGATGATTATGTGATTGCCACAGGTGAAACCCACTCAGTACGTGAGTTTTTGGAGTTGGCGTTTAGTCATGTGAATCTCAATTGGCAAGATTATGTAGAGTTCGATGAGCGTTATCTGCGCCCAGCAGAAGTAGATTTATTAATTGGCGACCCAACTAAAGCCCAGCAAAAGTTAGGCTGGAAACCTTCAGTCACTTTTAAAGAGTTAGTGTCTTTGATGGTAGAAGCAGACTTACAAGTATTAGGTCATAAATCAGGCAACGGTAATGGTTCACTCCTGCCCCACGACCTTGCTACTATTCGTCAAGAACTGGGTGCTGTCCACTTCTGA
- a CDS encoding Crp/Fnr family transcriptional regulator codes for MEDRYNLQANTNPWIISAPFFQGLPETSVEIALNHLVTRTHPANQVILLENDWGGSVYFIVEGWVKIRTYNLEGKEVTLNILGKGELFGEMAALDEVPRSTDVITLTTTMIGSMPSQDFVKLLHTEPLAGVHLSQLMARRLRQVNRRLRLRESDSQSRVADTLLFLAEGQGKRGQTGTEIPNLPHRELSSLSGLARETVTRVLTRFEKKGLIKRDQDNICIPDLSALEKMIV; via the coding sequence ATGGAAGACCGATATAACTTACAGGCAAACACTAACCCCTGGATAATCTCGGCTCCCTTTTTTCAAGGTTTACCAGAAACCTCTGTAGAAATAGCCCTCAACCACCTTGTAACTCGTACACATCCAGCTAATCAAGTAATTTTACTAGAAAATGACTGGGGTGGTTCTGTATACTTTATAGTTGAAGGCTGGGTAAAAATTCGTACTTACAATTTAGAAGGTAAAGAAGTAACACTGAATATTCTGGGTAAAGGAGAATTATTTGGTGAAATGGCAGCTTTAGATGAAGTCCCCCGTTCTACAGATGTCATTACTCTTACTACTACAATGATTGGTAGTATGCCATCCCAAGATTTTGTCAAGTTACTGCATACAGAACCTTTGGCGGGGGTTCACTTATCTCAACTGATGGCTCGACGCTTACGGCAAGTCAATCGAAGGTTGCGGCTACGGGAATCTGATAGTCAGTCAAGGGTAGCAGATACACTATTATTTTTGGCAGAAGGCCAAGGAAAACGGGGACAGACAGGAACCGAAATTCCTAACTTACCTCACCGGGAACTGAGTAGTTTGAGTGGATTAGCACGAGAAACAGTGACGAGAGTATTGACAAGATTTGAAAAAAAAGGCTTGATTAAGCGAGATCAGGATAATATTTGTATTCCCGATTTGTCAGCCTTAGAAAAAATGATAGTTTAA
- a CDS encoding NAD-dependent epimerase/dehydratase family protein, giving the protein MRILIMGGTRFIGVYLTQILVEQGHEVVLFNRGNRPLPNLQGVGQIIGDRTDPTQLKEKLLQENFDVIFDNNGRELSDTQPLAEIFQGRVQHFIYMSSAGVYLKSDQLPHVEGDTVDPKSRHKGKHETEAYLQQQGLPFTSIRPTYIYGPMNYNDLESWFFDRIVRDRPIPIPGNGLHITQLGHVQDLATAMSQVIGNKQAIGQIYNISGDRFVTFDGLARACAQAAGKSPDAIKIVHYDPKKFDFGKRKAFPMRVQHFFASVDKAQTQLNWQPQYDLISGLADSFEKDYLATGRDKTEIDFSVDEEILQAS; this is encoded by the coding sequence ATGCGAATTTTGATCATGGGTGGCACTAGATTCATAGGTGTCTACTTAACTCAGATTTTGGTAGAACAAGGGCATGAGGTAGTTTTGTTTAATCGTGGTAATCGCCCCCTACCTAACTTGCAGGGAGTAGGACAAATTATAGGCGATCGCACTGATCCTACACAGCTGAAGGAAAAATTATTACAAGAAAATTTTGATGTAATTTTTGATAATAATGGTCGAGAATTGTCTGATACCCAGCCATTAGCAGAAATTTTTCAAGGTCGGGTACAACATTTTATCTATATGAGTTCTGCGGGGGTTTATCTCAAATCTGACCAATTGCCCCATGTAGAAGGAGATACAGTAGATCCAAAAAGCCGCCATAAGGGTAAACACGAAACTGAAGCCTACTTGCAACAGCAAGGATTACCCTTCACTTCCATTCGTCCCACCTATATTTACGGGCCGATGAACTATAACGATTTAGAAAGTTGGTTCTTTGACAGAATTGTACGCGATCGCCCGATTCCTATTCCTGGTAATGGCTTACATATTACCCAACTAGGTCATGTACAAGACTTAGCTACAGCCATGTCTCAGGTGATTGGCAATAAACAAGCGATTGGACAGATTTATAATATATCAGGCGATCGCTTTGTCACTTTTGATGGTTTAGCCCGTGCTTGCGCTCAAGCCGCAGGTAAATCACCCGATGCCATTAAAATTGTGCATTACGACCCGAAAAAGTTTGATTTTGGCAAACGCAAAGCTTTTCCCATGCGAGTCCAGCATTTCTTCGCTTCAGTCGATAAAGCCCAAACCCAATTAAATTGGCAACCCCAATACGATTTAATTTCTGGGTTAGCTGACTCTTTTGAAAAAGATTATTTAGCCACCGGAAGAGATAAAACCGAAATAGATTTCTCTGTAGATGAGGAGATTTTACAAGCTAGCTAG
- the rfbB gene encoding dTDP-glucose 4,6-dehydratase, whose protein sequence is MPTLLVTGGAGFIGANFILLARQSQWANIVNLDKLTYASNLGNLAELQTDKNYHFVQGDIGNFELVSYLLEQYQPDAIINFAAESHVDRSILSPQDFINTNVLGTFQLLESCRFYWQKLSSAKQKLFRFLHISTDEVYGSLNPQDPAFREDTPYAPNSPYAASKAASDHFVRAYYHTYGLPTLTTNCSNNYGPLQFPEKLIPLTILNALDSKPLPIYGDGQNIRDWLYVIDHCQAISLVLQQGKLGEIYNIGGLNEQNNLTVVKTICAILDELVPRSNFSYSSLITFVKDRPGHDRRYAIDCSKIRQELGWQPQENFDSGLRKTVQWYLHNSHWVNQVRSGAYQSWLQQNYENR, encoded by the coding sequence ATGCCAACGCTATTGGTAACAGGAGGAGCCGGATTTATCGGTGCTAATTTTATTCTCCTGGCTCGACAATCTCAATGGGCTAATATAGTTAACTTAGATAAACTAACTTATGCCAGTAATTTAGGAAATTTAGCAGAACTGCAAACGGATAAAAACTATCATTTTGTACAAGGAGATATTGGTAATTTTGAGTTAGTCAGTTATTTATTAGAACAGTATCAACCTGATGCTATTATCAATTTTGCGGCTGAAAGTCACGTAGACCGTTCAATTTTGAGTCCGCAAGACTTTATTAATACTAATGTATTAGGAACTTTTCAGTTATTAGAATCCTGTAGATTTTATTGGCAAAAGCTTTCCTCTGCAAAACAAAAACTGTTTCGGTTTCTACACATATCTACAGATGAAGTATACGGCTCACTGAATCCCCAAGATCCAGCTTTTAGAGAAGATACTCCCTATGCACCTAATAGTCCCTATGCAGCGTCTAAAGCTGCATCTGATCATTTTGTGCGAGCCTATTATCACACCTATGGATTACCAACTTTAACCACAAATTGCTCTAATAATTACGGGCCTCTTCAGTTTCCTGAAAAGCTGATTCCTTTAACTATTCTCAATGCTTTAGATAGTAAACCTTTACCTATATATGGAGATGGGCAAAATATCCGAGACTGGCTATATGTCATCGACCACTGCCAAGCTATTTCTTTAGTTTTACAACAAGGTAAACTTGGCGAAATTTATAATATTGGGGGACTGAATGAACAAAATAATCTGACAGTTGTCAAAACAATTTGTGCAATTCTCGATGAATTAGTGCCTCGATCTAATTTTTCTTACTCTTCTTTGATAACGTTTGTAAAAGACCGTCCTGGTCATGACCGTCGCTATGCAATTGATTGTAGTAAAATCAGGCAGGAATTAGGTTGGCAACCTCAAGAAAACTTTGATAGCGGGTTGCGAAAAACGGTGCAATGGTATTTGCATAACTCACATTGGGTAAATCAAGTGCGTTCAGGCGCTTACCAAAGCTGGTTACAACAAAACTATGAAAATAGATAA
- a CDS encoding carbohydrate ABC transporter permease codes for MMKLKFKNTLTQTVMMYCLLGAIAIITLFPLLWLISTALKSPTENILQSPPQLLPSQPTIDNFSKVWQSLPFGQYLYNSTLVAVLTVGLNLLFCSLAAYPLARLSFPGRNSIFIAIVSTIMIPFQIVMIPLYILTVQLGLRNTYLGMIFPSLASAFGIFLLRQAFMGVPKEIEEAARMDGSSELGLWWHIMLPAVRPALVTLAIFVFIGSWSDFLWPLIVIQDENLYTLPLGVAKLAGTFSLDWRLVAAGSVIAIAPVLILFLVLQRYIVATDTGSGVKG; via the coding sequence ATGATGAAATTAAAATTTAAAAATACCCTGACGCAAACAGTAATGATGTACTGTTTACTGGGAGCGATCGCTATCATCACGCTTTTCCCATTACTTTGGCTGATTAGCACAGCTTTAAAATCGCCCACAGAAAATATTTTGCAGTCGCCACCGCAGTTATTACCGAGTCAACCTACAATAGACAACTTCTCTAAAGTTTGGCAATCTTTACCGTTTGGGCAGTACCTCTATAACAGTACCTTGGTAGCAGTGCTGACTGTTGGTTTAAATCTGCTGTTCTGCTCCTTAGCGGCTTACCCCTTAGCTAGACTATCATTTCCAGGTAGGAATAGCATTTTTATTGCGATCGTGTCTACAATTATGATTCCTTTCCAAATTGTGATGATCCCCCTGTATATTTTGACAGTACAGTTAGGGTTAAGAAATACTTACTTAGGAATGATTTTCCCTAGCTTGGCATCTGCTTTTGGTATCTTTCTGTTAAGACAAGCTTTTATGGGTGTTCCTAAAGAAATAGAAGAAGCCGCCCGTATGGATGGTAGCTCAGAATTGGGTTTATGGTGGCATATTATGTTACCAGCCGTCAGACCAGCACTGGTAACTCTGGCTATTTTTGTATTTATCGGCTCTTGGAGTGACTTTCTTTGGCCTTTGATTGTCATTCAAGACGAAAACTTATATACCCTGCCCTTGGGAGTAGCCAAATTAGCAGGGACATTTTCTCTAGACTGGCGTTTAGTCGCTGCTGGTTCAGTGATTGCGATCGCACCTGTATTAATTTTATTTTTAGTTTTGCAGCGTTACATCGTAGCAACAGATACTGGTAGTGGGGTTAAGGGTTAG
- a CDS encoding 5-formyltetrahydrofolate cyclo-ligase, producing the protein MATVDCQLNKVKLRRTLLKTRQSMSVEEWREKSDRICHLLQNSLIFQQAKTILAYFSFRQEPDISCLFADTTYRWGFPRCIDQSLHWHIWQTGESLHINDYGIQEPHHQAPTIHPEEVDLILIPSVACDRCGYRLGYGGGYYDRLLSSTAWADKPTIGIVFDSAYLHQLPIQPWDKPLAAVATETKFYSI; encoded by the coding sequence ATGGCAACAGTTGACTGTCAACTTAATAAGGTAAAATTACGCCGGACTCTTTTAAAAACTCGCCAGTCAATGTCTGTGGAAGAATGGCGAGAAAAAAGCGATCGCATCTGTCATCTATTACAAAATTCTCTGATTTTTCAGCAAGCTAAGACTATACTTGCTTATTTTAGTTTTCGCCAAGAACCTGATATTAGCTGCCTATTTGCAGATACTACATACCGTTGGGGATTTCCTCGCTGCATTGATCAATCCCTGCACTGGCATATTTGGCAAACTGGGGAATCTTTACATATTAATGACTATGGGATTCAAGAACCCCATCATCAAGCACCAACTATTCATCCAGAAGAAGTTGATTTAATTCTCATCCCCAGCGTAGCTTGCGATCGCTGTGGATATCGTCTAGGTTATGGTGGCGGTTATTATGATCGTCTGCTCAGTTCGACTGCATGGGCAGATAAGCCAACCATCGGTATTGTTTTTGACTCTGCTTATTTACACCAACTGCCTATTCAACCGTGGGATAAACCTTTAGCTGCGGTTGCTACGGAAACTAAATTTTACAGCATATGA
- a CDS encoding Uma2 family endonuclease → MYQTDPPHPAKVALPTMYDLPSEYPEEPGLPDQFHIWQPRLLEDTFSPPNYPAEQVFVATDLNLYYDTHHPLWYKRPDWFAVVGVSRLYEQRELRLSYVIWQEGVAPFVVVELLSPGTEKEDLGQTLREISQPPTKWEVYERILRVPYYIIFDRYTDQLQAFQLVADRYSKIELTTPQIWMPSLELGLGLWQGTYQGIERLWLRWYDANGNWLPTPTEQESQRAERLAAKLKELGIDPNQV, encoded by the coding sequence ATGTATCAAACAGATCCTCCTCATCCCGCCAAAGTAGCCCTACCTACAATGTATGATCTTCCCAGTGAATACCCGGAGGAACCCGGTTTGCCTGATCAATTTCACATTTGGCAACCTCGTCTGCTAGAAGATACGTTTTCTCCCCCCAACTATCCAGCAGAGCAAGTTTTTGTTGCCACTGACTTAAATCTGTATTATGACACCCATCATCCACTGTGGTATAAACGTCCTGATTGGTTTGCAGTGGTGGGAGTTTCTCGTCTCTATGAACAACGAGAATTACGTTTAAGTTACGTAATCTGGCAGGAAGGAGTTGCGCCTTTTGTGGTAGTGGAATTACTATCTCCGGGGACAGAAAAAGAAGATTTGGGACAAACTCTCAGGGAAATTAGCCAACCGCCAACTAAATGGGAAGTATATGAACGGATTTTACGTGTTCCTTACTATATAATTTTTGACCGCTATACTGATCAACTACAAGCTTTTCAATTAGTGGCAGACCGTTATAGCAAAATTGAATTGACTACACCTCAAATTTGGATGCCAAGTTTAGAGTTAGGATTAGGACTTTGGCAAGGTACTTACCAAGGAATCGAACGCTTGTGGCTACGCTGGTACGATGCAAATGGAAATTGGCTTCCCACCCCCACAGAACAGGAAAGCCAACGAGCTGAAAGATTAGCCGCAAAGTTAAAAGAGTTAGGAATTGATCCGAATCAGGTGTAG
- a CDS encoding glycosyltransferase translates to MPLKYALVHEWLTPKATGGSELVVREILNHIDADLYALIDFESSNPDSYLYQRQIGKTFLQYFPLARNGIQKYLPFLPLAIEQLDLRKYDIILSSSHAVAKGVITTGDQLHICYCHSPMRYAWDLTFDYLRHSKLGNGVAGWLTRYLLHCLRQWDVLSANRVDYFIANSHHTARRIWRCYRREATVIYPPVNVEAFPFLPYKEDFYLTVSRLVSYKQVSLIVKAFNQLQRPLVIIGTGSEMKKIRELANSNIQILGWQPDDIVKKYMARAKAFVYGACEDFGIALVEAQACGTPVIAYGAGGALETVRDVRTYKDTGTGIFFKMQTQEALVEAVEKFEIYHDALNPEYMRSHAAQFSPQIFAERYLDFIDQCHNNRHSGK, encoded by the coding sequence GTGCCTTTGAAATATGCTCTTGTTCATGAGTGGCTGACCCCAAAAGCCACAGGTGGTTCAGAACTCGTGGTGCGGGAAATTCTGAATCATATCGATGCCGATTTATACGCCCTGATTGATTTTGAATCTAGCAATCCTGACAGTTACTTATACCAACGTCAAATCGGCAAGACTTTTCTTCAGTATTTTCCCCTAGCTCGTAATGGTATTCAGAAATACTTACCTTTTTTACCTTTGGCAATTGAACAACTGGATTTGCGGAAGTATGACATAATTTTGTCCTCATCTCATGCAGTCGCTAAAGGAGTTATCACTACTGGTGACCAATTGCATATTTGCTACTGTCACAGTCCTATGCGCTATGCCTGGGACTTAACCTTTGATTATCTCCGCCACAGCAAACTGGGGAATGGTGTAGCAGGATGGTTAACTCGGTACTTACTACATTGTTTACGCCAATGGGATGTATTAAGTGCTAATCGGGTTGACTACTTCATTGCCAACTCACACCATACCGCCCGGCGCATTTGGCGTTGCTATCGGCGCGAAGCAACCGTGATTTATCCCCCAGTCAATGTTGAGGCATTTCCGTTTTTGCCTTACAAAGAGGATTTTTATCTTACGGTTTCCCGGTTAGTGAGTTATAAACAAGTATCTCTAATTGTTAAAGCTTTTAATCAATTGCAGCGGCCGTTGGTGATCATTGGTACAGGTTCGGAAATGAAAAAAATTCGGGAATTAGCGAACTCTAATATCCAAATACTGGGGTGGCAACCTGATGATATCGTAAAAAAATATATGGCTAGAGCCAAGGCATTTGTGTATGGTGCTTGCGAAGATTTTGGGATTGCCTTAGTCGAAGCGCAAGCTTGCGGTACTCCAGTGATTGCCTACGGTGCAGGGGGAGCTTTAGAAACTGTGCGGGATGTACGTACCTACAAAGACACAGGAACGGGTATATTCTTTAAGATGCAAACTCAAGAGGCTTTGGTGGAGGCAGTAGAAAAATTTGAAATCTATCACGATGCGCTCAATCCTGAGTATATGCGATCGCACGCCGCCCAGTTTTCACCGCAAATTTTTGCCGAACGCTACCTAGATTTTATTGATCAGTGCCACAACAACAGGCACTCTGGGAAATAA
- a CDS encoding GDP-L-fucose synthase family protein, producing the protein MTALELKNKRILVTGGAGFLGRQVISQLCQAGADPAKITIPRSRELDLRVWENCQRAVDQQDIVIHLAAHVGGIGLNREKPAELFYDNLMMGTQLIHAAHQSSVEKFVCVGTICAYPKFTPVPFKEDDLWNGYPEETNAPYGVAKKALLVQLQSYRQQYGFNGIYLLPVNLYGPEDNFDPGSSHVIPALIRKVHEAQINQDKELPVWGDGSPTREFLYSEDAARGIVMGTQFYNDSEPVNLGTGYEISIRDLVTLICELMEFDGEIVWQTDQPNGQPRRCLDTERAKTAFNFTAQVEFKQGLKNTIDWYRQNAA; encoded by the coding sequence ATGACCGCCTTAGAACTCAAAAATAAACGAATTCTCGTCACTGGTGGGGCGGGGTTTCTAGGTCGTCAGGTAATAAGTCAGCTTTGTCAGGCTGGGGCTGATCCAGCCAAGATTACCATACCGCGATCGCGCGAATTGGATTTACGTGTTTGGGAAAACTGCCAACGTGCAGTAGATCAACAAGATATCGTTATCCACTTAGCAGCTCATGTTGGCGGTATTGGTCTGAACCGTGAAAAACCGGCGGAGTTATTCTACGATAACTTGATGATGGGGACTCAACTAATTCATGCTGCCCATCAATCAAGTGTAGAAAAATTCGTCTGTGTGGGTACAATCTGCGCTTATCCGAAGTTTACTCCCGTACCATTCAAAGAAGATGACCTGTGGAATGGTTATCCAGAAGAAACTAACGCCCCATACGGAGTTGCTAAAAAAGCTCTTTTAGTTCAATTACAATCTTATCGTCAGCAGTACGGCTTTAATGGCATTTACTTGCTGCCAGTAAATTTATATGGACCAGAAGATAACTTTGATCCTGGGAGTTCCCACGTTATCCCGGCGTTAATTCGTAAAGTTCATGAAGCTCAAATTAACCAAGACAAGGAACTACCAGTTTGGGGTGATGGTAGTCCTACCCGTGAGTTTCTGTATTCAGAAGATGCTGCACGGGGCATTGTTATGGGAACTCAATTCTACAACGACTCCGAACCAGTGAACCTGGGAACGGGTTATGAAATCTCCATCCGCGATTTAGTAACTCTGATTTGCGAACTGATGGAATTTGACGGTGAGATTGTTTGGCAAACTGATCAACCCAATGGTCAACCCCGTCGTTGTTTAGATACTGAGCGAGCTAAGACTGCTTTTAATTTTACTGCTCAGGTAGAGTTTAAGCAGGGACTCAAGAATACTATTGATTGGTATCGTCAAAACGCTGCTTAG